The Solenopsis invicta isolate M01_SB chromosome 3, UNIL_Sinv_3.0, whole genome shotgun sequence region CGTCATGCTCTCCCGGGTTAGCTCCGGGTGCGCTGCTAACTCGAGGTTAGCAGCGGTAACATTCTCCACAGTCGCTCTGTGGTCGTCGGAGCCTGCGGGCACTCCGCAcgaccgcccgtcgttcgatgacgacaggggggggacccgggacaatagcccccccgtgccggccctggggtgtccgttcACCTTCTTTTTATGTCGTCTGCCCATGTTATCCATTAGAGGGGTCTTatttaacgaggggaaccccaccctcgccccggagcctactcaggccgatgtccgaggaccatcggcccgaggcGCCATGGGCAGACGGATCCACCAAGGCGGGGGAGACGGCCCGGCGAGGCCACAGACGGGCGCAAGCACCCGCCCGGGACCACACCGGAACGGCACCCCCACCCCGGCAGCATAACTGCCGACCTACTAAAAACGTTGGCGTCCGAGACACGAAGcaccgccccgctgttacacggaacgacaccccgcgccactgacgccacccttggattttttatagaggtttactcctcgcagcccgggcggtgagacccaggccaccggtccgtcccgcacgtaatttcagcacgtgacggattacggtataccagctcgggcgccagggtcgctgagatccctgaatctacggcctacgagagaccgcagaccccctagcgagctcgggaaccgcaggaacgccaattcctgtatctggagtcgttgcagagcctcgggaggccccgaaacgactccagacccctacggggattagtgtctgcctggcgtttgtttacatcagtcaacttttttcattttgccgcattttaccatgaataattttgttgaacaaagagtttgtttgaaattttgtgttgcgaacgaaatttcatgtgccgatgcactgaaaatgttgcaaaaagcattttgcgaatctgctctatcaaaaacaagagcatacgagtggtataaagactttaaaagtggtcgtacagtggtggaagatttccctcgttccggacgtccatcgacgtcgaacaccaatgaaaacgtgaagaaagtgaaagaaatggtgcttgaaaatcgtcataccagcttaagagagatgtctagtgaacttggcattgcatatggaacggcacagcatattgtggttgatgttttgggtatgagacgcgtggcagccaggctcgttccgaaggatctgaatttcttacaaaaacaccaatgaattatttgaccaaacatcaagtaaataccatcaagcaagcaccgtattcacctgatatggccccgtgcgacttttttttgttccccaagttgaagttgccacttcgtggaaagagatttcagtcgatcgaggagatcaaagagaatgcgacgagggaactaaaggccatcccttcgtcggcctaccagggatgcatggaggactgggtcaagcgttggcacatgtgtgttgcttcagatggatcatattttgaaggagataaaattaatttgcttgaaatttaactctattttgttttatttaaaaattcccgatactttctgatcatagggtacaTAAATAAGAAAGAAGCATTAGGGGCATGCGTGAAAACAgaggaggagaaaaagaaagtaaaacaGAGTAGTCGGAAAGAAAGGTAGGTGGTAGGATGAAATCATTGCTTGGTCGGGTGCGCAATCGTGAGATAGAATTTGTATTTTcgaattaagttttttttttttaagacagaCGCGAACTCGATGGTGTATACGAAgacaattataatttcttttattttactttattatcatGATTTTGTgtgtaatttgaaataaaacattttttgtaagcTAGCTGTATTTAAGTGACTTAAGCACCTATCATAGCGCGTCGTACTTATGACTGACAATTTACCGACAATAGACTAGTGAACATTATTAACGTGCGTAACGTAAAACAGATCTAACAATTAACGGTCAATCAACAAAATTACAACGGCCGCGAGATGCGGTTACGACGACAGTTGACGATAAGGAAAAAATCTGGCCAATCAGCGTCCAGGAgacagaagaagaaaaagagatggCGAAAATCGAAAATCATTCTTGGTAATTAGCAGGTAAAATTACATGGCGACCGTGAAAGAACGAgtaagtataaattttattgttaatcagATTGCCAACCAGTTACACTTGTCAGAGggaagatatttattttttctgggAATATTTATTCGTTGTTGAGACGCATTAGTGTTGGGTGTCATGTTGTTAGTTTTAGGTATCTTTGTCCTAGCAGCCTTCTTATTTAGGAGTGTATTGTTTAGCGGAGGACAGTTTGTGTTTGAATCGTGCAGAGCTGAGGGTGTGTGTTTGCATGCAGATCTTTTAGCTCCTTTTGGATTTATAGCATCAATGTCCATATTCGtagtatttttgttttcattattgAGAGATATACATTTGCCTGTAGAATGACCCATCTCAACATTTATGGTTGGCTTAACTGACGAGGTTATGGTAGCTGCGCAGTTTACCTGATTGTCGGTTGGCTTGTCCTGACGTAGACTACGACTTCTATCTCTCTTATCTAACTTATTGATCCGGCTTCTGGTAGAAGTAACGGTAGCGTTTTTATTCCCTGTAAATATAGCTGTTAATTTCGAATCTGTACCCCTTCCCGGATTTGTCGTAGATTTTAAGGCACTATTAGAGTTGGAAACAGACAGTTCTTCAAATTGTTGAAACACGGACAAAGGAGCGGACGGGATTCCTAAAGGATCCGGTGTTTTGTTGGGATGAGAAGGAGGGTTCCGTGGGGGAGTCCCGGTGGACGCACGCCCAAACCCCCCGCCCGGGTCCCGATCCGCCATGATGCCGGCTAGGCGGTAGCCGGTCTAGCTAGAAAATCAGCGATTCGCTCGAAAGTACGTCACCCAAAGGGTTCACTCGACACTATGATGACGCGGAGGCTCTAAAAAGAGCCGATTATGCGGCAAAAGGATGAGACAGTCTCGATCCGTAAGTCGAATACCCGAATAATTCCCGCAGAGACACAGCAAACAAAAGCACAATGGCGACATTCGCGAATCCTCAAAACACTACTAACACCACGATACATTCGTGGTCGCGCGCGAaatttggtcatgaacgtaaaaatgaCCAAGAAAGAAACGAGGTCCCCAAAATTAAGGTACTATATTAAGAGGGAATGTGCATTCGCCATTTTGGCTCCTAGCAGCTGGCGCGCCTTTCAAAGCCAATGATGTTGAATACGTAATGCtgccaattcaaaaatatattatatgacataacaatttaaatgtatcaaagttttatttgcaAGTGAATaaaacaacttaaaaaaaatatatataatacgtatataaaaatgtttttttcgcaatacattataaaattaaatattgtgataCCGACAAATTTTAAGCCTCCCATATTCGAATAGTCTGAAAAGCAACGAAGTTCATCAGGAATTCCAGTTGTATCTtgacatgttaaaaattatttgcagataTCACAAATCTTAAGTTTCAAGATTGCATTTATGGTACTTCCGGCAATGTAGTATAATATGTCTGCATCGAGATTggtatattgattaaaattgacCAAATCTACAGATTCTACTGAAGTGTTACTAATTTGCGAAACATTGTTGATACTTTCAGTGTAACTATCTATAAGATTATCGAGTAAAATATAATCTGAATCTTCCGTATAATTTGAGTTATTCACACTGCCAATATATTGCGaaactataatattttgtagAGCTCTGCGTACTCCAAGTGCGTTTGGCATAGCACTAGCCCTTCTTCGAAtctgagaaaataaattttctaaggCATCTTGTGTGGTAcgacttgttaaaaaaaagtcatatttttgctgaaaaacatatttcgttaaatttattattgaaattgaagttaatattaAACCTGTATTGAGAGGTTTCCAGCCACTTTTTCCAATTTGCATGTCCTGaactatatcaataaaatcatttaaaaactgtatttttttattttgtttctttttgttatagATGTTTTCCTAACGCGTGATGTGCACATTTTAATCCAGTTACAAATTAGTCGTACAAACCAAGCAGTAGTTAATGCTTCAGATGGTAATAATTTTAACTGTACTGCTGTTTCTAAGCTTGCAACTGttctaatatcaaaatatctaaTAGCAGACCCTACAtgcattttggaaaaattagtTGGAAAGATGTCTATATAATTTAGATGTTGTAACAATCTCAGACTTACTGCAGATTCTACttcttttttccataaaaaagtaatataatttccgTTAACAACATTAGTTGGTAATTGCTGAgctttttgaatattttctgataaaaaaatacaatgtgTTTGTGTTgcttgtttcaaatttttcactAAATGACACGCGTCTGCAAGAACGTGAATAACTtgatcatgaaaaaaaaatgatgtcaCACGATTATTTCTTGAAGCCTCTATTCCTAAACACGTCCACATCGCGCGATTATTAGAGCCCATATCAGAAACGATGCCTTTAACGTTAAGACCTGCATTACTGAGACATTCTATGACGTTTAGAACGAATTCACGCATATCAGAGCCTTCCGTTCTTGACCCTGTTATTTCAGCAGCTACAGCTTGTTTCCAAGTTGCAGAAAGTTCTCTTGCTAAAACAAGTGTTACATGATTACTTTCACCGCTTGCAGTTGAAGGTAATGTGATTTTAccgtactttttttttcacatttgtcATAACTTAATTTCCCACTTATTTTTAGTTCGTCTATTGAAACTATACAATCTTTAGCATTAGGATGTAACCCATCAATTTTAGATTTCAAAGGATCtaacaaatcataaaaaattccgAAGTCGATCTTAATATTTGCAATTCTTCGCGTCACAgtagaataatgaggaagtggatatttgcaatttaatcttaaataattatatccatGAAGTCCGAGAGCAAAACGCATTCTTAAAGCTTGTGATATAGCCTCATTactccattttatttttgtaccgCTTTGCAGTGCTTTAACTTGTTCTTcagagaaacatattttttaaatttctttggcCTTATTTAGTTCCtgttttaattgcatattttctTGCTGAAACATATTGCAATTACAGTTGAACTGTGGCTTAACTGATgctttaacattttcttttccaGGTACTCCAATAGTATGTGAATTTGATGAACTACTCACTTCAAGAAGAGTggatctaaaaaataaaaaataaatttaataaaattcatattttatagaacaaaattatttaaagtattaaattagtactaccgatgaaaacgataaaaaatacaaaagtagaTATGAACTTTTAGAAGtaactaataaaaatagaaatttaagagATGGTATCAAAAGTCTTCAACAGCATTCGTACCttgatttatactttattccgtaattttttctagaatgaatttatatttattattattattattaatttacgaaTAAAGATACGGACtgcaaatgaattttgtttgatgcttataattcttaaaaaagaaaaaaggaatatttcTTACGAGATATTAGGACCATTTGAATTATTTGTAGAAATAGAATTGGAGTGAGCACCATTTTTGTCAGAGCAAGAAATACTTGAATTGTATTGTAGTATCAAAGGAAATTTCATGCAAATAGGATCGGCACTCCtgaaagaatagaaaaaatttattaattatttttatttttatttaactatttcataattaaattattttttaaatttaaatttataaccatATGTTTTAGTGTTAATTAACAATGTTAACAAACTTTAATAacctattttaaatatatattatatatacgtgtgtaaacttattacagtaattattatataattaattttatataaatcaattaaaaaaattttaatttaaaagacaaaaataatagaaaaccttttttgttttatattgttaatcaTTTTTGGCGGATTTggtacattaaataatattggtaTAGCATtcggttttaatttttttatcccaTCTTGCCTATTCTGTTCAAATTGAAAGCTTTCAAAGTGAATctgcaaaagaaataaaattagaacttagaagaaacaattaaacaatatcttataaatgtttgttCAGTATTCATAGAAAGCAAATATTTGCTTTCTATGTTTAGTATTCatacagcaaaaatatttcataaagaattcacaatcataaataattataaaaatttcagaaaaattttaatttttcagaaaagctCTGAAATGTCATCTTTAAAACAATTgtgcctatttccaccaacgcagattaactttgaccTCAGTTCAATTTACTTCTTAtctttccaattcttagaattaaaaaattaaagaaagaaaaagttaatcTATATAGCTAGATATTGGTAGAAATGGGCATTACTGAAGAATGAAAAAGTTTCTAACCTCAACTttcatttcttatgtattttaaatgattgaagtaaataaacatttattgataaatataagtgttaaatatttagtgataaataaatacaacatATACCTCGCATAATCTTGAATTTGAGGAAGGTATCCATTTGTTACGCCGACAGTTTATAAGCCATTACTTTCTTCTTTCGCCTTCTTTTGGAAAGCGAAACGTTTGATACCCGGCTTCACtcctatttttacaatttattgcacTGCAACCGCccattttatttacttaagtCTAcgtaaaacacaaaattttatgtaaaacaaaattagaTGCCTTTACTTTGCTTGAATTCCCGGCACTGACTAGGAGCCAATATGGCGGATGCATATTCCTTCTTAATATAGTACCCTACCAAAATGGATGACCCAGGCATTAATGGCACGGtctgtacacccatggaatttgattctgtccatggggaaattttccaaactaagaagtcgctatctttctacatacttagagtttatgattaatgtaaaaaccaataaaatctagtcgttacattaatcataaactgcgagtatgtagaaagtggtgacttctcaatttagaaaactttcccatggacagaatcaaattccatgggtgtacagtcgtgagctaaaaggttgtaacacattttcttcgatgatttttggaatgtagacttgctcatcgaatggcgaacgtaattggttcttatctgtggatccaaccaattacgttcgccgattgaTGAGTAAGTCTAagtagtatagtaaggcggattctaactcagggatctgagggaggtgcgggggcaggggggaaatttcacgacgcgtctttgccgttctgaccatgatgatgtcacgtggggggagcgggaggaacatttcacggcatgtatttgtcgtgctaaccacgccttgaagggagggggtgatgccacatgcctactcgctcgcacgccaatgttctttttgtCGTGCTAACTGCGTTTTGGAGGGGGAAGGCGATGTCACCTCGatttgtgcgggggcaggggaaatttcacggcacgcgtctttgccgtactgaccgtgatgatgtcacgtggggggagcgggaggaacatttcacggcatgtattttgtcgtgctaaccataccttgaagggagggggtgatACCACCTCGCGGCGTTACCATAGATGATATCACTTAAGCACtgcgctctcactccttccCTGTATGCCTTCTTGCTCGCACACCAACGCTCTCAATCATCGTCTTGGAGGAGAGGTGATGTCACCTCGCGATGCTAATCATAGCATAGGTGATAGAAGCGCACATgcgttttctttctcactccctcccatatattgcgctcatcagacgctgcgatgcggtgtggcgatgcatcatcctTCTTCCCCCCATACACACGTTTTATCCTCGCTAgcttgctcatgctctcccacggcttatTTCATacttcgcacgccaatgttctcaatcgcacgcgttcttatttctaaggtgttctcaggaatggaagagaatagggggaaaataataataatttgtttgaatgtaatatatttattttttattttatttattttaaaaggaatatataaaaatatctatttttaacatacacaaataattttatttgtctttattggataaattttgcttcttatttatttttaataagtatacaaataattttgctctcccacggcttatcttatacttcgcacgcgttcttatttctaagatgttttcaggaatggaagagaatagggaaaataataataatttgcttgaatgtaatatatttattctttttattttatttattttatattaaacactttttataacacgatcgcactattgaacgtgcatcatacgtctattgaaccgatatcaaacatctattagacgtctacgtctacgtctaccatacgtctgtcgtacgtctaccgtacgtctatcgtacatcgaccatacgtctaccatacgtctattgtacatcgtacgtctatcatactacattgtactacagacgttcgagtgtagtacgttagacgtttgataatagtatggttgacgatcatactactacattgtactactgacgttcgagtgtagtacgttagacgtttcataatagtatggttgacggttcaaccatactattatcaaacgtctaacgtcTACGAATTACTTATGTATTGaagggaaagataaaaaaataaaccataaatacgtttatacattttttattttaaagcatcttttgacattgtaaccaataattgtataatttaaatacattctgcatAGCACAATTCTTAATATGTTTTGCACATCGTATAGTGTTCGCtgtatccaaattatttaaaaattcaatgtcttcgtaatcagcatccacggtctcgatgataacattatttcttacattgacATCAAGTATATTCTTCAACCATTCTCGTTTTTCATGGCCTTTAACGTATACGATAGCTTCATCATCGTTTTTATCATATACAGCTGTTGAAATCAGGTGCTTCGCTTTCGGGTACTGAACTATTCCATCTTCCCATTGTAATCCATGGTGATAAGCAATCAACCAAGaaacgcaagatctttcggattttgtCAATGCATTCCATGGCAtggaatttgtaaaaatgtaatgagtGAGAACGTTTCCTTGTTTCAATACCGCTACttcctttacaataaatttttttcctatgGTGAATCCTTGCAGATCCACAAATGT contains the following coding sequences:
- the LOC120357194 gene encoding uncharacterized protein LOC120357194 isoform X1, which encodes MINNIKQKRSADPICMKFPLILQYNSSISCSDKNGAHSNSISTNNSNGPNISKNYGIKYKSRSTLLEVSSSSNSHTIGVPGKENVKASVKPQFNCNCNMFQQENMQLKQELNKAKEI
- the LOC120357194 gene encoding uncharacterized protein LOC120357194 isoform X4 codes for the protein MINNIKQKRSADPICMKFPLILQYNSSISCSDKNGAHSNSISTNNSNGPNISSTLLEQENMQLKQELNKAKEI
- the LOC120357194 gene encoding uncharacterized protein LOC120357194 isoform X2: MINNIKQKRSADPICMKFPLILQYNSSISCSDKNGAHSNSISTNNSNGPNISSTLLEVSSSSNSHTIGVPGKENVKASVKPQFNCNCNMFQQENMQLKQELNKAKEI
- the LOC120357194 gene encoding uncharacterized protein LOC120357194 isoform X3, with product MINNIKQKRSADPICMKFPLILQYNSSISCSDKNGAHSNSISTNNSNGPNISKNYGIKYKSRSTLLEQENMQLKQELNKAKEI